Proteins encoded in a region of the Halodesulfovibrio marinisediminis DSM 17456 genome:
- a CDS encoding MBL fold metallo-hydrolase, which produces MLTLTVLIENISLRDNLIPTKGLSILLEDGDERLLLDTGTDGAFLKNAKALGISLNDIDQIALSHGHYDHAGGIPALCELFADRAQQPTLTCHPDCFIERHLGKLTGGQPVLVRKLDAGLDEGTVRKCFNVYETKEPQPIGSKFLFLGEIPRNSNFKGCGAFGIAKHEGKFVDDFLYDDTGIVWKGQDGLVIITGCSHSGICNIIERAQEVTGEKRIAAIVGGLHLHAASIPHLYQIRRFFKQVGVQRSHACHCTGKWGALWLPDNKPITTGDVLTFK; this is translated from the coding sequence ATGCTTACGTTAACTGTTCTTATCGAAAATATATCTCTCAGGGACAACCTGATTCCCACAAAAGGACTATCTATTCTTCTGGAAGACGGCGATGAGAGATTGCTGTTAGACACCGGAACCGACGGTGCTTTTTTAAAAAATGCCAAAGCACTTGGCATTTCACTAAACGATATAGATCAAATAGCTCTTTCACATGGGCACTATGATCATGCAGGTGGTATTCCGGCCTTATGCGAATTATTTGCTGACCGTGCTCAGCAGCCTACGCTCACATGTCATCCCGATTGTTTTATAGAACGCCATTTAGGAAAACTCACTGGAGGGCAGCCCGTTCTTGTGAGAAAGTTAGATGCCGGCCTAGATGAAGGAACGGTGAGAAAATGTTTCAATGTCTATGAGACTAAGGAACCACAACCTATTGGTTCTAAATTTCTTTTTCTTGGTGAAATTCCACGAAACTCCAACTTCAAAGGCTGCGGAGCATTTGGCATAGCCAAGCATGAAGGAAAATTTGTTGATGACTTCCTCTATGACGACACAGGGATTGTATGGAAAGGACAAGACGGTCTCGTAATCATAACCGGCTGCAGTCACTCAGGAATCTGTAATATTATTGAAAGGGCGCAGGAGGTTACAGGAGAAAAAAGAATTGCCGCAATTGTCGGCGGACTCCATCTTCACGCAGCAAGCATACCTCATCTATATCAGATACGCAGATTCTTTAAGCAGGTAGGTGTACAACGGTCTCATGCCTGTCATTGTACAGGAAAATGGGGGGCTCTCTGGCTACCTGATAATAAACCAATAACAACAGGTGATGTTCTTACATTTAAATAA
- the wtpA gene encoding tungstate ABC transporter substrate-binding protein WtpA, protein MSNKWLFRACALLLLLFGLICTPNFSFAQPSGKLVIFHAGSLSVPFAAMEKAFEAKYPEVDVQRQSGGSTKLARLISEVGKKADIMASADYVVINKNLIPNYASWNVRFASNQMVLCYTDKSKFTDKITSDNWYKILQNKDVVWGHSDPNLDPCGYRACMVLQLAEKFYNIEGLNDKLIANRPAKNVRPKAVELISLLKSGHMDYAWEYRSVAVQHGLKFIALDPHLNLGDYKLTPFYKNAVVRVTGKKPGTFIDRKGKSITYGVTMLDDAQNKEAAEAFLAFMLSPEGGMQILKDKGQPPFIPARTTAEGMNEVPLSLQKFVEVRD, encoded by the coding sequence ATGAGTAATAAATGGTTATTTCGTGCATGTGCTCTCTTGTTGCTGCTCTTTGGTTTGATTTGCACTCCAAACTTTTCGTTTGCTCAGCCTTCTGGAAAATTAGTTATTTTCCATGCAGGTAGCCTTTCTGTTCCTTTTGCTGCAATGGAAAAAGCATTTGAGGCAAAGTATCCAGAGGTTGATGTTCAGCGTCAGTCCGGTGGCTCTACTAAACTTGCCCGTCTTATTTCTGAAGTAGGTAAAAAAGCAGACATTATGGCTTCTGCTGACTATGTAGTGATAAATAAAAATCTCATTCCTAACTACGCATCATGGAATGTACGTTTTGCATCCAACCAAATGGTTCTCTGCTACACAGACAAATCAAAATTCACTGATAAAATTACCAGCGATAACTGGTACAAAATTCTCCAGAATAAAGATGTTGTCTGGGGGCATTCTGACCCGAACCTCGATCCTTGTGGTTACAGAGCATGTATGGTGTTGCAGCTTGCTGAGAAGTTCTACAACATCGAAGGGCTGAATGATAAACTGATTGCTAATCGACCAGCGAAAAACGTTCGTCCTAAGGCCGTTGAACTTATTTCTCTGCTTAAGTCAGGTCACATGGACTATGCTTGGGAATACCGCTCTGTTGCCGTTCAGCATGGTCTTAAATTCATTGCTCTTGATCCACACTTGAACCTTGGTGACTACAAGCTTACTCCGTTTTACAAAAATGCTGTTGTTAGAGTTACCGGCAAAAAGCCGGGTACCTTTATTGACCGCAAAGGTAAGTCCATTACTTACGGTGTAACTATGCTTGATGACGCTCAGAACAAAGAAGCTGCTGAAGCTTTCCTCGCGTTTATGCTCTCCCCGGAAGGCGGCATGCAGATTCTTAAAGATAAGGGACAGCCACCATTTATTCCTGCACGTACCACCGCTGAAGGTATGAATGAAGTGCCCCTTTCTCTTCAAAAATTTGTTGAAGTTCGTGACTAA
- a CDS encoding linear amide C-N hydrolase, whose protein sequence is MRNIACMLLLACGVLWILSLSTANACTGIKVQSKDGATMFARTLEFNTPFKSNIMFVPKGQTWTSQAPNNQKGMTWKNQYAFLGPNGFDERMFFGGINEKGLYIGGFWFPQHAEYPTPTANDTTKIVEPVLVTALILGTCGTLEDVQKKIDEVQIAGVKYEKLGMIPPMHWIVIDSKGNAIVIEPLNGKITITQNPVGVITNSPQFTWHLQNLSNYMNVTADNCTRQKINDFTATPIGAGSGMLGLPGDFTPPSRFVRAALYSNAATPVQTADEALNLAFMLISNISIAKGLVRTNEQNGTQSTDYTQWTAVYDLQRRRCYFKTYDNQEIRVVHLDNLPKDGKKTLSIPMWDTKPEYKDMTEQAK, encoded by the coding sequence ATGCGCAATATTGCATGTATGTTACTGCTCGCATGCGGTGTGCTTTGGATTTTGAGTTTGTCGACTGCCAATGCATGTACAGGGATAAAGGTTCAATCAAAAGACGGCGCTACAATGTTTGCCAGAACCTTGGAATTTAACACGCCGTTCAAATCTAACATAATGTTCGTCCCCAAGGGACAAACTTGGACTAGCCAAGCACCAAATAATCAAAAAGGCATGACGTGGAAAAATCAATATGCCTTCCTTGGCCCCAATGGATTTGATGAAAGAATGTTTTTTGGCGGAATAAATGAGAAGGGACTGTATATTGGTGGATTTTGGTTCCCGCAACACGCTGAATATCCAACTCCTACGGCAAACGATACTACAAAAATCGTAGAGCCTGTTCTAGTTACAGCACTAATATTAGGAACATGTGGTACACTCGAAGATGTTCAAAAGAAAATTGATGAAGTTCAAATTGCTGGTGTTAAATATGAAAAACTGGGGATGATCCCCCCAATGCACTGGATTGTGATAGACAGCAAAGGTAACGCCATCGTGATAGAACCGCTCAATGGTAAAATTACCATTACCCAAAACCCCGTGGGGGTTATCACCAACTCGCCACAATTCACATGGCATCTACAAAATCTTTCCAACTACATGAACGTAACAGCAGATAATTGTACCCGCCAAAAAATAAATGATTTCACCGCAACTCCTATCGGAGCAGGATCCGGAATGCTGGGGCTTCCCGGAGATTTCACTCCGCCATCACGTTTCGTCCGAGCTGCATTGTACAGTAACGCAGCGACCCCAGTGCAAACAGCAGACGAAGCTCTAAATCTGGCGTTTATGCTTATCAGCAATATTTCCATTGCAAAGGGACTTGTTAGAACCAATGAGCAAAACGGAACTCAATCTACTGACTATACTCAATGGACAGCAGTCTATGACCTGCAACGCCGCAGATGTTACTTTAAAACTTATGATAATCAGGAGATACGGGTAGTACACCTCGATAATTTGCCGAAAGACGGAAAGAAAACACTATCCATTCCCATGTGGGACACCAAGCCGGAATATAAGGATATGACCGAACAGGCAAAGTAA
- a CDS encoding queuosine precursor transporter, which yields MNTFEHKALALLSSLFIGGLVVAALIASKIIMVAGVAVPAGVLAYSLTFIVSDVISEVWGKECANNVVQSGFVTLVMTSALAWLAVEWPAAPFWHGQESFSAVIGSTPRIVAASLVAYLISQKHDIWLFHFLKKRTNGKHLWLRNNASTVVSQLVDSTIFVTIAFWGILPVGDVILGQWMVKLAIAAFDTPIVYFLCHALRKQVQTADAL from the coding sequence ATGAATACGTTTGAGCATAAGGCCCTTGCGTTGTTATCAAGTCTGTTCATTGGCGGACTTGTTGTTGCAGCACTCATTGCAAGTAAAATCATCATGGTCGCAGGCGTTGCCGTTCCGGCAGGGGTACTCGCCTATTCACTTACCTTTATAGTTTCGGATGTTATAAGCGAAGTATGGGGAAAGGAGTGCGCCAATAATGTTGTTCAAAGCGGCTTTGTCACACTCGTCATGACATCCGCCCTTGCATGGCTTGCTGTTGAGTGGCCAGCCGCACCGTTCTGGCATGGCCAAGAAAGTTTTTCTGCCGTAATCGGTAGTACCCCGCGCATCGTCGCTGCGTCCCTGGTTGCCTATCTTATCAGCCAAAAGCATGATATTTGGCTTTTCCATTTCCTCAAAAAAAGAACAAACGGCAAGCACCTGTGGCTACGCAACAACGCATCTACTGTCGTATCCCAGCTCGTTGATTCCACTATTTTTGTAACTATTGCGTTCTGGGGAATCCTGCCTGTTGGTGACGTTATTCTTGGACAATGGATGGTTAAACTCGCGATTGCAGCTTTTGATACCCCAATCGTATACTTCCTTTGCCATGCATTACGAAAACAAGTGCAAACCGCAGATGCGCTATAG
- the queF gene encoding preQ(1) synthase, which yields MTITKSQDKTDHLEVLGKGGQTKYQLDGPHSGILETFPNNYPNRPYIVSVEFPEYTSLCPMTGQPDFGVIVMEYIPKDRIVESKSLKLYFFAYRNHQSFMETIANTMLEDFVEALDPLWCRVKGLFSPRGATTLHVFAEHFDTSAENLDEIKSIVSEWKQEANRHSS from the coding sequence ATGACCATTACAAAAAGTCAGGATAAAACTGACCACCTTGAAGTTCTTGGCAAAGGTGGCCAGACTAAATATCAGTTAGACGGTCCACACTCTGGAATTCTTGAAACTTTTCCAAACAACTACCCTAACCGCCCGTACATTGTTAGCGTGGAGTTCCCTGAATACACGTCACTCTGTCCAATGACCGGTCAGCCGGATTTTGGGGTGATTGTTATGGAATACATCCCTAAAGACCGTATTGTGGAGTCAAAGAGCCTTAAATTGTACTTCTTTGCATACCGCAATCATCAATCTTTTATGGAAACTATTGCGAATACTATGCTTGAAGACTTTGTAGAAGCACTCGATCCGTTATGGTGTCGCGTAAAGGGGCTTTTCAGCCCTCGTGGTGCAACTACTCTGCATGTTTTTGCTGAGCATTTTGATACTTCAGCTGAGAACCTTGACGAAATCAAATCTATTGTTTCCGAATGGAAACAAGAAGCTAATCGCCATTCTTCGTAG
- a CDS encoding phosphate ABC transporter substrate-binding protein: protein MKFNKIFALLSIFTLSLCTSAFASGLDAFVNQSGTITIAGGTAHIPVMKAAAKRIMIKNSDIRITIAGGGSGVGIQKVGEGLVDIGNAGRATSDKEKAKYTLTSYPFAVDGVATVLSAKNPVSALTTKQIQDVFAGKITNWKELGGKDASIHIYTRDEASGTRSVYWKKLLKKGKIVDSANVVASNGAMKVAIAQDPDGIGFIGIGTLDNTVKAPTLDGVSVSQETAKNGTYKIVRKLYMNTNGAPSGIVKSFIDYILSDECTDIIVSSGYLPLN, encoded by the coding sequence ATGAAATTCAATAAAATTTTTGCTCTCCTTTCTATATTTACCCTTTCTCTCTGCACATCAGCTTTTGCTTCCGGTCTGGACGCCTTTGTTAATCAATCCGGAACAATAACTATTGCAGGGGGCACAGCTCATATCCCTGTAATGAAAGCTGCTGCAAAACGTATTATGATCAAAAATTCGGACATTCGAATCACTATTGCCGGTGGCGGTTCCGGTGTCGGTATCCAGAAGGTTGGTGAGGGACTTGTTGATATTGGCAATGCTGGCCGCGCAACAAGTGATAAGGAAAAAGCTAAATATACTCTCACCTCTTATCCTTTTGCCGTTGACGGGGTAGCCACTGTTCTTTCTGCAAAGAACCCAGTTAGCGCTTTAACCACAAAACAGATTCAGGATGTATTTGCTGGTAAAATTACAAACTGGAAAGAGTTGGGTGGTAAGGATGCGTCAATTCACATCTACACTCGCGATGAAGCAAGCGGAACACGTAGCGTTTATTGGAAAAAATTGCTGAAAAAAGGAAAAATTGTTGATTCCGCGAATGTTGTAGCATCTAATGGCGCAATGAAGGTGGCAATCGCACAGGATCCTGATGGTATTGGTTTTATCGGCATCGGAACTTTGGATAACACCGTTAAGGCTCCTACTCTGGATGGCGTTAGCGTATCTCAGGAAACAGCTAAAAATGGTACATACAAAATTGTCCGTAAGCTTTACATGAACACGAACGGCGCACCTTCCGGTATTGTTAAATCATTTATCGACTACATCCTGTCAGATGAGTGTACAGATATTATTGTTTCCAGTGGGTACCTGCCACTGAACTAA
- a CDS encoding PstC family ABC transporter permease: MLRKVMLLLVQFMTSVPTVIYGFVAVFLLVPFLRTFFRHGTGFSILAAGLILSLLILPTIVLIMHSQFAQIEPKIRLTAKALGMSEAQKFIYIVFPDARKGLLTAAVLGFGRAVGDTLIPLMLAGNAVSQPESILDSIRTLTSHIALVVATDSQSDAYLSLFACGMVLFSSTIAVNIMLRWLAASPEKINE, encoded by the coding sequence GTGTTACGCAAAGTGATGTTGCTTCTTGTCCAGTTTATGACGAGTGTCCCAACGGTTATTTATGGATTTGTCGCTGTATTTTTACTGGTGCCGTTTTTACGTACATTTTTTCGGCATGGCACAGGATTTTCCATTCTTGCGGCAGGGCTTATTCTAAGTCTGCTTATCCTGCCTACTATTGTGCTTATTATGCACAGCCAGTTTGCACAGATAGAACCGAAGATTCGCTTAACAGCTAAGGCGTTAGGCATGTCAGAAGCGCAAAAATTTATCTACATCGTGTTCCCTGATGCACGAAAAGGACTACTTACAGCGGCTGTTCTTGGTTTCGGTCGTGCTGTCGGTGATACTCTCATCCCCTTGATGCTGGCAGGAAATGCCGTAAGCCAGCCTGAATCTATTTTAGACTCCATACGTACTTTGACCTCTCATATTGCCCTTGTTGTGGCGACGGATAGCCAAAGTGACGCCTATTTATCTTTGTTTGCCTGCGGCATGGTGCTGTTTTCTTCCACAATAGCAGTCAATATTATGTTGCGATGGCTTGCTGCATCTCCGGAGAAAATAAATGAGTAA
- a CDS encoding PstA family ABC transporter permease — MSKAKETTLSVLTYVAPVTVIGAVVLLLGFLCVKGISALSVSLIFGDSSPADVLLRGMPVFDGIWPACVGTLYLVLLSCSLSIPVGIMTGIYLAEFAPKAFRRSATFLIELLAGIPSIIMGLFGFALILLARNTVFPQAVTGLWLSALCIAVLVLPYCINSTVIALSSLPEELRLTGPSLGLSPLQSTFYIRIPLALRGIMSGVILSIGRASEDTAVILMTGVVANAGVPRNIFDKYEALPFKVYYLAAQFQSQAELAQGFGTALILLIQTTCLFLLAHYLRRTMERKWF, encoded by the coding sequence ATGAGTAAGGCTAAGGAAACGACACTTAGCGTGCTTACGTATGTTGCCCCGGTTACGGTTATCGGGGCTGTTGTACTTTTGTTGGGTTTTCTTTGCGTTAAGGGAATTTCGGCCCTTTCTGTATCGCTAATTTTTGGTGATTCTTCACCGGCTGATGTTCTTTTACGTGGAATGCCGGTTTTTGATGGGATATGGCCTGCATGTGTTGGAACCTTGTATTTAGTGCTTCTGTCTTGCAGTTTGTCGATTCCTGTAGGAATTATGACCGGTATTTATTTGGCAGAGTTTGCTCCGAAAGCATTCAGGCGTTCTGCTACGTTTTTGATTGAGCTGCTTGCAGGTATCCCGTCGATTATTATGGGGCTGTTTGGTTTTGCCCTTATTCTGCTGGCTCGTAATACCGTATTTCCGCAAGCAGTGACTGGTCTGTGGCTTTCTGCTTTATGTATTGCGGTACTCGTATTGCCTTATTGTATTAATTCAACTGTAATCGCTCTTTCCAGCTTGCCGGAAGAACTTAGACTGACGGGGCCTTCGCTAGGTTTAAGTCCCTTGCAAAGCACTTTTTACATTCGTATTCCGTTGGCGTTGCGAGGGATTATGAGTGGTGTCATCCTCTCCATTGGCAGAGCCTCAGAAGATACTGCGGTTATTCTTATGACAGGTGTGGTTGCGAATGCGGGAGTGCCTCGAAATATCTTTGATAAATACGAAGCCTTACCCTTTAAGGTGTACTATTTAGCGGCGCAATTCCAAAGTCAGGCAGAGCTTGCTCAAGGCTTTGGGACAGCATTAATTCTTTTAATACAAACAACCTGCCTCTTTTTACTTGCTCACTACTTACGACGAACAATGGAACGAAAATGGTTCTAA
- a CDS encoding phosphate ABC transporter ATP-binding protein: MVLTDMSSVAIQTENLSISFNGMQIVKDLSVSFPKNKLSVLIGRSGSGKTTLLRSFNRLNECLDGSTTTGKVIVTLGGTPHDIYSGVIPCEELRRRVGMVFQTPNVLPNSIQNNLLIPLKLALRIQGSEAESRMEHALKQAGLWSEVCDRLKSPATNLSGGQQQRLCIARAMVLQPEILLLDEPSASLDFYATRTIEDLLESLSTEYTTIVVSHSLAQAQRLADRLYVFSSGELVQTLSKEEVQDNAVMQKTVESLF, from the coding sequence ATGGTTCTAACTGATATGTCCTCTGTTGCTATTCAAACTGAAAATCTTTCTATTTCTTTTAATGGGATGCAGATTGTTAAAGATCTGTCCGTCTCATTTCCTAAAAACAAACTTTCAGTTCTTATTGGTCGCTCCGGTTCGGGTAAGACTACCCTGCTCCGCAGTTTCAACCGGTTGAATGAATGCCTTGATGGTTCCACAACAACTGGGAAGGTGATTGTTACATTAGGTGGCACACCCCACGATATTTACTCCGGTGTAATTCCATGTGAGGAACTTCGACGTCGTGTCGGGATGGTTTTCCAGACTCCGAATGTTTTGCCAAACTCCATACAAAACAATCTGTTGATTCCGCTTAAACTTGCGTTACGTATTCAAGGTAGTGAAGCTGAGTCACGAATGGAACATGCATTGAAGCAGGCTGGGTTGTGGAGTGAGGTCTGCGACAGACTTAAGTCTCCTGCCACTAACCTATCAGGAGGTCAGCAACAACGTTTATGCATAGCTAGGGCTATGGTTTTACAGCCAGAAATTTTGTTGTTGGACGAACCGAGTGCTTCATTGGATTTTTATGCAACAAGAACCATTGAGGATTTGCTTGAATCTCTTTCTACCGAGTACACAACAATCGTTGTTTCGCACAGCTTGGCTCAGGCTCAACGTCTTGCAGACAGGTTGTATGTATTTTCTTCCGGTGAACTGGTTCAAACGCTTTCAAAAGAAGAAGTACAGGATAACGCAGTGATGCAGAAAACAGTAGAAAGCCTGTTTTAA
- a CDS encoding ArnT family glycosyltransferase, which produces MSTQKFCALIEEKLRNKSVPIFLLGLLMIVTTTVHLDQLDPEIMEARNFITANEIVETGNWLVPSLFGELRIAKPPLPTWMTSIVMMIAGTDTNLAVNRIPSAFAGLVLAVAFFGLTRSLTGSTRISMLSTAVLGTSYLYIFMVRRGTWDIHAVAYMTAMIWALDVLLKSKKFRPWLCLVTGVLFGLSFLSKGPVAFYALLLPFLFSELVVNGVMKVQLHWKQLLLVTGYGLVISASWYLVIMIMHPDAMAAMFSQETSAWTSHHIKEWWFYLPQVPAMLGLWAIPAVLVFISPYARPRLQKLIPYNQLLLWTVGIVVLLSVIPEKKVRYLLPVIVPLSMLVGGALDYWLERGFAFAGTKRLFYLYTILGSIVLFAVVGVIWIAGEVSSFPLFMELWPVIVPLLMLVGGTLDYWLERGSAFAGSNRLFYLYTILGSIVLFAAVGVIWIAGEVSSLPIYMELWPVLAVCSCLLLVVLIWLAASCHRPRLLLGCLFTTVALVMVTAPPYVKTVLPYRGTLPIQQVRNLVGKTCENVYSLTSLKLQNQWVFGKPAKRIVADDLASFPVGVHVVVSTDPVSFPEKFTVKEELVARYLKRDPLLIYKVTVTD; this is translated from the coding sequence ATGAGTACGCAAAAGTTTTGTGCATTAATCGAAGAAAAATTACGAAATAAATCTGTTCCTATATTCCTTCTTGGTCTGCTGATGATAGTGACAACTACTGTTCATTTAGATCAGCTTGATCCTGAAATAATGGAAGCACGTAATTTTATTACAGCAAACGAAATAGTCGAAACTGGTAATTGGCTTGTACCAAGTCTTTTCGGGGAGCTTCGGATTGCCAAGCCGCCCCTGCCTACCTGGATGACATCAATAGTAATGATGATTGCAGGTACTGATACGAATCTGGCTGTGAATAGAATTCCATCTGCATTTGCCGGATTAGTTCTGGCAGTAGCATTTTTTGGACTTACGAGGTCGCTGACAGGCTCTACTCGCATTTCGATGTTAAGCACAGCGGTTCTTGGTACCAGCTATCTTTATATTTTTATGGTTCGTCGAGGCACATGGGACATACACGCTGTTGCTTATATGACTGCCATGATATGGGCGCTTGATGTGCTGTTGAAGTCAAAGAAATTTCGTCCTTGGTTGTGTTTGGTTACGGGCGTGTTGTTTGGCTTGTCATTTCTCAGCAAAGGACCTGTAGCTTTTTATGCTTTGCTGCTTCCATTTTTGTTTTCAGAACTGGTTGTTAACGGTGTAATGAAGGTACAACTCCATTGGAAACAGCTGTTGCTAGTAACTGGATATGGTCTGGTTATTTCAGCAAGCTGGTATTTGGTTATTATGATAATGCATCCGGATGCAATGGCAGCAATGTTTTCTCAAGAAACATCAGCATGGACATCACACCATATTAAAGAATGGTGGTTCTATCTGCCGCAAGTTCCAGCGATGCTTGGTTTATGGGCTATTCCTGCAGTTCTTGTTTTCATTTCGCCCTATGCAAGACCCAGACTTCAGAAGTTAATTCCGTATAATCAGCTGTTGCTTTGGACAGTGGGAATAGTTGTACTACTCTCAGTAATTCCTGAAAAAAAAGTCCGATACCTGCTGCCTGTTATTGTTCCTCTATCAATGCTTGTTGGTGGGGCTCTGGATTATTGGTTAGAGCGTGGTTTTGCGTTTGCCGGAACTAAGCGCCTTTTTTACCTGTATACAATATTAGGTTCGATAGTTCTCTTTGCAGTTGTAGGTGTAATCTGGATAGCTGGGGAAGTTTCTTCCTTCCCTCTTTTTATGGAATTGTGGCCTGTTATTGTTCCTCTATTAATGCTTGTTGGTGGAACACTGGATTATTGGTTAGAGCGTGGTTCTGCTTTTGCCGGAAGTAATCGCCTTTTTTATCTGTATACGATATTAGGTTCGATAGTTCTCTTTGCAGCTGTAGGTGTAATCTGGATAGCCGGAGAAGTTTCCTCCCTCCCTATTTATATGGAATTGTGGCCTGTTTTAGCGGTCTGTAGTTGCCTGCTGCTTGTGGTTCTGATTTGGCTTGCGGCAAGCTGTCATAGACCTCGTTTGCTGTTAGGCTGTCTGTTTACAACTGTGGCTTTGGTAATGGTAACAGCCCCTCCGTATGTAAAAACAGTACTGCCTTACAGAGGTACTCTTCCCATTCAACAGGTACGTAATCTTGTCGGGAAAACATGCGAAAATGTGTACTCCCTTACGTCATTGAAGCTACAAAATCAGTGGGTTTTTGGTAAGCCAGCAAAGCGGATTGTAGCTGATGATCTTGCATCATTTCCGGTCGGAGTGCATGTCGTAGTTTCAACTGATCCCGTTAGTTTTCCCGAAAAATTTACTGTTAAAGAAGAGCTCGTTGCAAGATACCTGAAGCGTGATCCTCTACTAATCTACAAGGTAACTGTAACTGATTAG
- a CDS encoding DUF169 domain-containing protein, producing the protein MKSLIASHLKSEMNPIALLRSNVRPKEALQPKAGKYCCVMSLMAQVIAHGATAVFDRETYGCPGAVAGLGMGTAYTTAMGGADTFEAFFSKGQESARDPEKYQAIIDQAPAHLRRKLTIGERFHCSPEKARSWFSNELPIYDFEEQYRIVKPLSEVEEHEQPDSVVFVVNPLQLSGLITLTGSIYPGLLNIMAPQGASCQMIGAYVFQQAEQDVPRPVLGFTDLAARKHTRKTIPEDYLTYAVPWNLFLELEREAQDGIFVSPIWLDLQ; encoded by the coding sequence ATGAAAAGCCTTATTGCATCACATTTAAAATCGGAAATGAATCCGATTGCGTTGCTCAGGTCTAATGTTCGTCCAAAGGAAGCATTGCAGCCTAAGGCTGGTAAATATTGCTGTGTAATGTCTCTTATGGCTCAAGTTATTGCGCATGGAGCTACAGCTGTTTTTGACCGGGAAACATACGGCTGTCCCGGTGCGGTTGCTGGCTTAGGAATGGGGACAGCTTATACCACGGCAATGGGAGGTGCAGATACCTTTGAAGCTTTCTTTTCTAAGGGACAGGAGTCTGCACGAGATCCAGAAAAATATCAGGCTATAATCGATCAAGCTCCAGCACATCTTCGAAGGAAATTAACCATTGGGGAACGGTTCCACTGTTCACCGGAAAAAGCGCGTAGTTGGTTTAGTAATGAGCTGCCAATTTATGACTTTGAAGAGCAGTATCGCATAGTAAAACCGTTGTCTGAAGTTGAAGAGCATGAGCAACCGGACTCAGTAGTTTTTGTCGTAAATCCGCTGCAGCTTTCCGGTCTTATTACACTTACCGGATCTATTTATCCGGGGCTGCTTAACATTATGGCACCCCAAGGTGCATCCTGTCAGATGATTGGCGCATATGTTTTTCAGCAAGCCGAGCAAGATGTGCCTCGCCCTGTTCTTGGATTTACTGACCTAGCTGCCCGTAAACACACTCGCAAGACCATTCCTGAGGACTACCTGACATATGCCGTACCGTGGAACCTTTTCTTAGAGTTAGAACGGGAAGCACAGGATGGAATTTTCGTTTCACCAATTTGGCTTGATCTACAGTAA
- a CDS encoding 4Fe-4S binding protein, translated as MFTITRDVTRLLFALNFYLLAKTLGIEFELESEYVVLGSILLFGPLFCGWFCPFGASSYFMTRIGNALFPKLQFTIPQPYDRWLRHTKYILLAFFLYLFISQGVNYFGEHMEMYKANAFSWNYIKLKHWAVLFIPLFIPGFFCKYMCFQKAGYNIINRLLTVTKIKRNPETCIGCRKCDRLCPMEISISKHDTVRGEDCLGCYNCLDNDSCPAKARSLSLVVFGKEINHIYFSIGAISLYFVATYLVLFVFKW; from the coding sequence ATGTTTACTATTACCAGAGATGTTACACGACTTCTCTTTGCCCTTAATTTTTATTTATTAGCTAAAACGCTTGGGATAGAATTTGAATTAGAGAGTGAATATGTCGTGCTGGGATCAATTTTATTATTCGGTCCACTGTTCTGTGGATGGTTTTGTCCTTTCGGTGCCAGTTCATATTTCATGACCAGAATTGGTAATGCACTGTTCCCTAAGCTTCAATTTACTATTCCTCAGCCATACGATCGATGGTTACGGCATACTAAATACATCTTACTTGCTTTTTTCCTTTACTTATTTATCTCGCAAGGGGTGAACTATTTTGGCGAGCATATGGAGATGTATAAAGCAAACGCCTTTTCATGGAATTACATTAAGCTTAAGCATTGGGCAGTGCTGTTTATTCCGTTATTCATTCCGGGATTTTTCTGTAAGTACATGTGCTTTCAAAAAGCTGGGTATAATATCATTAACCGGTTACTTACTGTCACTAAAATTAAGCGGAATCCCGAAACTTGCATAGGATGTAGAAAATGTGATCGCCTTTGTCCTATGGAAATTTCTATTTCGAAGCATGACACCGTTCGTGGGGAAGACTGTCTTGGATGTTATAACTGCTTGGATAATGACTCTTGCCCGGCAAAGGCTCGTTCGCTATCACTTGTAGTTTTTGGAAAAGAAATTAACCACATTTACTTTTCCATCGGAGCAATAAGTCTATACTTCGTTGCAACATATTTAGTGCTTTTTGTCTTTAAATGGTAA